Genomic DNA from Longimicrobium sp.:
CCACGGCACCGGCGAACTCTGCCGCGCCGATGAAGCGGACCAGCATCTCGGGAACGGTGGTCACCCAGGGCAGCGAAGCCGCGAGGGCGTCGATGGGCTGCGACAGCTTCATCAGCCCGGTCATGGCGAACATGGCCGCGAGCAGGACCTGGACGATCCACAGGCCTACGTGAAGGCCGGTGCGGCGTGCGGGGGCAGCGGTGTGGGCGGCGGTAGTCATTGGAATCACTCCTGGTTTGTTTGCACATGACCTGTTGTCACAGGCTTATGGTGGAAGATATCTGTTATAACAGTGGTTGTCAACAGGCATTCTGCGTTGGAAGAGCCGGTTCAGGCAGCCGCTTCAGACGTGGGCACCGAAGCCGGGCTTCCAGGCGCAGATCCTGGCGCCCGTTCCCTCCGCGATCGGCTCTCCGCCGCCGCGTCGAACCGGATGCGTGACTGCTCGATCTCGTGCCCGTGCGCCCGCGCCCATTGGAGCAACGCGCGAAGGGCCGGCTGCAGTTCCGCGCTCAGCGGGGTGAGGGCGTACGATCCCGTACTGCCGGGGCGTTCGGGCGCCGTTCGCGCCACGAGGCCGTCGCGCTCCAACGCCCGCAGCGCCCCGGTGAGCACCTTGCTCGAAATTGCCAGGTCGCGCCGCAGCTGGTTGAACTGCGTCGGTTCCACGCACAGGCGCGCCAGTATCGGGAGCGCCCACCGCGCCCGGACGGCGTCCACCGCCAGCCGGACGATTCCTGCCTCGTCGTCGCCGGGGTACGTCATCGTGCGCCAGGATCTACCGCGACACGGAGCGGAATGCCCCAGGGGTCGGCGGTCGTGAAGGCATCCGGGCCAGCAGGCACAACGCGAACGCCTCCCGATTCCAGCCGCTGCCGGGCCGCCTCGACATCGTCCGCGGCCGGCAGGTAGATGCGCCACTCGCGAAGCCCTGCGACGTCGGCCGGGCGGGGCGCCGCTCCCTCCCCTCGCCAGGTGTTGAAGCCGAGGTGGTGATGGTAGCGGCCGGCCGACACGAGTGCGCCGTTCCCCAGGTCGATCTGGATCTCGAAGCCCAGGAGGTCTACGTAGAAGGTGCGCGCCTGCGGCATGCTGCCCACGTGCAGGTGCACGTGCCCCACGCGCAGGCCCGGCTCGGCGTGCGGCACCGGCGGCTGTTCGCCGGTCAGGGCGAGCAGGCCCCTCACGTCGAGCGGATCACTGACCCCTTCCACCAGCTCCGCCAGCGTAGCCGGCCACGCCTCGCGCGGGGCGTCCCACGCCAGCTCCAGCCCGTTGCCGTCCGGGTCCGAAAGGTAGATGGCCTCGTGCGTCTTGTGGTCCGAGCCGCCGATTCGGAGGTGTGCCTCCGCCATGCGGCGCGCGGTGCGCGCGAGCTCCAGGCGCGACGGGTAGTTGAGCGCCACGTGATAGAGCCCCGTGTGCGCCAGGTGCTTGCCGGCCGGGCGCGCACCGGGCTCCTCCTGGAGCACGACCACGTCTTCCTGTCCGGCGCCGGTGCCCAGGTGCGCCACCTGGTATTCACCCTCGCGGCCGCGCTGGGCAACCTGGAGGCCCAGCACACCGCCGTAGAACTCGACGGCGCGGTCCAGGTCCGCGACGGCGAGGCGCACGGGCCCCAGCCGAAGCGCGTCCGGGAGCAGGGCGCGCGACTCGCGGGTGTACGGCATCAGATCGGTGCTGGCGTCGCTCATGATCGGGACCTCGTGAGGGCGGTGGACGTTCGGTTGATTCAGGCCGTGCGGGGCGCGATCGGCGCCGCCTTGCCGCGGCCCCAGGCCACAAAGGCGGCGAACGCACCCAGCACCAGGTTCATCGGCACCATCGCGAACTCGCCGCGCGAGGCGTGAAAGGCCGACGCCAGCAGCATAACCGCGATCAGGCCGATTGCGGCGAGCGCGGTCAGGCGCGGCTGGATGCGGGTGAGCGAGGGGAGAACGAGTCCCAGGGCACCGGCCAACTCTGCCGTGCCGATGAAGCGGACCAGCATCTCGGGAACGGTGGTCACCCAGGGCAGCGAAGCCGCGAGGGCGTCGATGGGCTGCGACAGCTTCATCAGGCCGGTCATGGCGAACATGCCGGCGAGCAGGATCTGCACGGCCCAGAGCGACGCACGAAGGGCACGGCCGGACTGCGGGGCGGTGAGGGTCGAAGCGATGGCGGTCATGGCGACTTCTCCTGTGTGGTGTTGGAACGTGGTTTGTTGTAACACTCGATCCAGCAAGCGAAGCCTCCCGGGGCAGGCGGTGGTGCTCAGGTGGCCGGGCCCTCGGGATCGCTGAACAGCTCCAGCAGCGAGCGCAGCGTCTCGACCTGCTCGGGCGAGAACCGGCGGAACTGCTCCCGGTGCAGGCCGTCGACGACGGGAGTGGTCTCCAGCAGCATCTCGCGCCCGGCGTCGGTGAGCCTTGCCCGTACGAAGCGGCGCTGCCTGGGGTCCCGCTCCCGCACCAGGAGCCCCGCCTCGGCCATGCGGTCCAGCAGGCGCGTCATGTCCGGCACCGGCGAGAGCAGCCGGCCCCCGATGTCCGTTCCGCAGAGGCCCTCCGCGCCCGCGCCGTTCAGAATGCGGAGCACGTTGTACTGCGTGGGCGTCAGCCCGTAGGGCTTGAGCAGCTGCTCCATCCGGTACATCAGCCGGCTGACCACGCGCCCGAGGGCAATCGCCGCCCGCTGTTCGGGCGACACCGGCAACGCGACAGCGTGTGATTGCGCATCCATGTTATAACAATACACGTTCCGACGCGGGCTGTCAACGGGCGCCGTCCTCAGAGGAGCAAGAGTGTTCTCACCAGAAGCGTACGAGACCGGGTTACGGATGGTTGCCCGTCAAGCTCTGCGGCTAAGCAGGGGTCGAAGAGGCCTGACCTGCCTCGTCGCGGTAGCCAACTATCTTGTCCGCCTCCATGAGGCTGGCTGTGATGCAGAGACGCCGCCGCTCGGGAGAGCGGCGGCGTCTTCGTTGTAGTCCTGGTGAGGGGACCGTTGACATAGCGGTAGGGGGTATATAATTTACTTGCATACCCACAGGGGGTATCAGCAATGCGATCCGAGGAGCCATGTCCAGCGCCGTTCCCATCCAGAATCAGCAGGCCAGCTCGGTGCCCAAGCCCGCACTCGGCCTCTCCCTGCTCGTAGTGGCGACGGCGCAGCTGATGCTCGTCCTCGACGATACTGTGGCCAACATCGCGCTGCCGAGCATCCAGCGAGACCTGAACGTCGCGGCCTCGACGCTGCCGTGGATCATCAGTGCCTACGTGCTCAGCTTTGGCGCGCTCCTGCTCTTCGGCGGGCGCGCCGGCGACCTGTACGGCCGCCGGCGGGTGCTGCGCATCGGCCTCGGCATCTTCGTCGTGGCGTCGCTGCTGGGGGGCCTGGGGATGAGCGGGGCGATGCTGATCGGCGCGCGGGCCCTCCAGGGCGTGGGGGCCGCCCTGGTGGCGCCCAACGTGCTGGCCCTGATCGCCACCACCTTTCCGCCGGGCAAGCCTCGGAACTCCGCGATGGCGGTCTACGCGGCCATGTCCGCGGTGGGGATGACGGTCGGCGTGCTGCTCGGCGGCGTGCTGACGGGAATGCTGAGCTGGCGCTGGGTCTTCTGGATCAACGTCCCCATCGGCGTGGCGGTTCTCGCCGGAACACGGCTCCTGGTGGAGGGGCAGCGCAGCGCAGGCCGCCTCGACCTCGTGGATGCGCTGACCGGTGCCGGCGCCATGGTCGCGCTCGCGTACGGCGTCACCCGCGGGGGCGAGCACGGGTGGGGCGAGGGCGTGACGCTCGGCTCGTTCGCGATCGCGGCGGTCCTGCTGCCCCTCTTCATCTGGCTGCAGACGCGCCGCGCCCACCCGATGCTGCCGCTGGCACTGCTCCGCGACCGGAACCGCAGCGGGTCGTACGCGACCGTGCTCTTCATCGGCGCCGGACTCATGGCCACGTTCTTCCTCCTGACGCAGTTCATGCAGGAAGTCCAAGGGTTCAGCCCGGTGATGGCGGGGCTGGCGTCGCTGCCGGTCAGCGTGGGGATCGTCCTGGCCGCGGGGATCAGCTCCAAGCTGCTGGAGCGCTTCTCCCCACGCGCGGTGTCCGTCCCCGGCCTGCTGATCGCGGCCGGCGCGATGCTCTGGCTCTCGGGGCTCTCGGCCGGCTCGTCGTACGCGGGGCACGTGCTCCCGGCGCTGTTCCTGGCCTACTTCGGTCTGGGAATGGGGTTCATGCCGCTCACCCTGACCGCGGTGCACCGGGTGGAAGCGGACCGGGCGGGCGTTGCCTCGGCCATGCTCAACACCGCGCAGCAGCTTGGCGCGGCGCTCGGCGTGGCGGTCCTGGGGACGATCTCTACGGTGGCGGCGAACAGCCGGTTCGAGGGAGCCGGCCGGATCCTGCAGGACCGCGGCGTGGGGGCAGAGGCCACGGCGAGGGCGAGCGACGCAATGACCCACGGCTTTGCCGCCGCCTTCATGGCCGGAGCCGGGATGCTGGTGATCGCGGCGCTCGTGGTGGGCACCACCGTCACCACCCGCCGTGCCGAGGCGGCGCCCGGGGTCGTGGCAGCGCACTGAGGCCAGGCGCCGGACGAGTGGAGGTGGGCCTTCACCGTCCTGCTAACCGTCGCCGGCGGCACGTTGCTGAAGACGCCGCCACTCGGGAGAGCGGCGGCGTCTTGCGTTGCAGCTGGGGTGCGCGGCCCAGGCCGGGTCCGTCTGGCTCACACTCGGCGAGATCTCCGCCGTCAGTGGACGATCCGCTTCGCCTTCTCCACCGCCTCGAAGAGCTGGTCGAACGATTCCGTGACGAACAGCACGTCCTGAAAGCGGTCGATCTCGAAGTGCTGCTGCATCACCGCCTCCAGCGAGAACGGCCGCCGGTCGCAGTTGGGTCCCAGCGCGTTGGCCGCCTCGCCGTGCGAGCTGATGAGGCCGCTGCCGTACACCTTTACCTCGCCATCCTCGCGCACCAGCCCGAACTCCACCGTGAACCAGAAGAGCCGCGCCATCTGGCGCACGCCCTCTTCCGACTCGACGCGCGCCGCCACCTCGCCGAATTCCTGGAGGAAGTTGGCGAACACCGGGTCTGCGTGGAGCGGGACGTGGCCAAAGACGTCGTGGAAGATGTCGGGCTCCGGAAGGTAGTCCAATTGTTCGCGGGGACGCACGGACACGGTGGTCGGGAAGCGGCGCTGCGCCAGCTGCTCGAAGAAGCTGCGAGCGGGAATGAAGCCCACCACGGGGACCGCCGCCCACCCGGTGCGCGCCTCCAACCGGCGGTTCACGTCGCTCAGATCGGGCACGCACTCGGCCTGCAATCCGATCGCGGCCGCGCCGTTCAGAAACACGCGGCTCCCCGTCCGCTGGAGATCGGCCATCCGCCGCGCGTACAGCAACTCCCAGACGGCGTGGTCCTCCGCGGTGTACAGGTGCCAGTTCTGCTCCGTGAAGATCGATGGTTCGGCACTGACCAGCATGCTCTTTCTCCTCGGTGGAAGGAAGGCGGATCGCGTGCGTAGAGCCGCGGGCGCGGCAACGCAGTACGTGTCCGGTGGGCACATCATTTGAGACTGTATTTTGGAGAGTAACCGCGTTCGCGGAAAACGCGCAAGTCCCTCACCTTCATTGTCACCTGCGACGCGCACCCGACTGCGGGGGACAACGTGCTGCCCGCGACCGGACGGACGGAGCAGGAACGCTGGTTTCCGAGAGGCAGGGGTGTAGGGCTCTTTATCTGACGGATATTTGCGACCAACGGTTGCGCCTTGGCCGGGACTCGCGCACCTTCCAGGTCCCCACGGCAGGCAGGGTGGAGAATGGCCTCTTGCCTCCACCTGTCCGCCGGGTTTCATCGTCTACAGGAGGGTCGAGCAATGCGGAAGCTGAAGCTGAACGTCGACGCGCTGAAGGTAGAGGAGTTTGCCACGGAAGGTCTCGAGGCA
This window encodes:
- a CDS encoding DoxX family protein, translated to MTTAAHTAAPARRTGLHVGLWIVQVLLAAMFAMTGLMKLSQPIDALAASLPWVTTVPEMLVRFIGAAEFAGAVGLILPSLTRIQPRLTALAAIGLIVVMLLATAFHASRGEFGMIPMNLVLAAFAAFVAWGRGKAAPIAPRNA
- a CDS encoding helix-turn-helix domain-containing protein yields the protein MTYPGDDEAGIVRLAVDAVRARWALPILARLCVEPTQFNQLRRDLAISSKVLTGALRALERDGLVARTAPERPGSTGSYALTPLSAELQPALRALLQWARAHGHEIEQSRIRFDAAAESRSRRERAPGSAPGSPASVPTSEAAA
- a CDS encoding VOC family protein; amino-acid sequence: MSDASTDLMPYTRESRALLPDALRLGPVRLAVADLDRAVEFYGGVLGLQVAQRGREGEYQVAHLGTGAGQEDVVVLQEEPGARPAGKHLAHTGLYHVALNYPSRLELARTARRMAEAHLRIGGSDHKTHEAIYLSDPDGNGLELAWDAPREAWPATLAELVEGVSDPLDVRGLLALTGEQPPVPHAEPGLRVGHVHLHVGSMPQARTFYVDLLGFEIQIDLGNGALVSAGRYHHHLGFNTWRGEGAAPRPADVAGLREWRIYLPAADDVEAARQRLESGGVRVVPAGPDAFTTADPWGIPLRVAVDPGAR
- a CDS encoding DoxX family protein encodes the protein MTAIASTLTAPQSGRALRASLWAVQILLAGMFAMTGLMKLSQPIDALAASLPWVTTVPEMLVRFIGTAELAGALGLVLPSLTRIQPRLTALAAIGLIAVMLLASAFHASRGEFAMVPMNLVLGAFAAFVAWGRGKAAPIAPRTA
- a CDS encoding MarR family winged helix-turn-helix transcriptional regulator, encoding MSPEQRAAIALGRVVSRLMYRMEQLLKPYGLTPTQYNVLRILNGAGAEGLCGTDIGGRLLSPVPDMTRLLDRMAEAGLLVRERDPRQRRFVRARLTDAGREMLLETTPVVDGLHREQFRRFSPEQVETLRSLLELFSDPEGPAT
- a CDS encoding MFS transporter; this encodes MSSAVPIQNQQASSVPKPALGLSLLVVATAQLMLVLDDTVANIALPSIQRDLNVAASTLPWIISAYVLSFGALLLFGGRAGDLYGRRRVLRIGLGIFVVASLLGGLGMSGAMLIGARALQGVGAALVAPNVLALIATTFPPGKPRNSAMAVYAAMSAVGMTVGVLLGGVLTGMLSWRWVFWINVPIGVAVLAGTRLLVEGQRSAGRLDLVDALTGAGAMVALAYGVTRGGEHGWGEGVTLGSFAIAAVLLPLFIWLQTRRAHPMLPLALLRDRNRSGSYATVLFIGAGLMATFFLLTQFMQEVQGFSPVMAGLASLPVSVGIVLAAGISSKLLERFSPRAVSVPGLLIAAGAMLWLSGLSAGSSYAGHVLPALFLAYFGLGMGFMPLTLTAVHRVEADRAGVASAMLNTAQQLGAALGVAVLGTISTVAANSRFEGAGRILQDRGVGAEATARASDAMTHGFAAAFMAGAGMLVIAALVVGTTVTTRRAEAAPGVVAAH
- a CDS encoding phenylalanine 4-monooxygenase — protein: MLVSAEPSIFTEQNWHLYTAEDHAVWELLYARRMADLQRTGSRVFLNGAAAIGLQAECVPDLSDVNRRLEARTGWAAVPVVGFIPARSFFEQLAQRRFPTTVSVRPREQLDYLPEPDIFHDVFGHVPLHADPVFANFLQEFGEVAARVESEEGVRQMARLFWFTVEFGLVREDGEVKVYGSGLISSHGEAANALGPNCDRRPFSLEAVMQQHFEIDRFQDVLFVTESFDQLFEAVEKAKRIVH